Genomic window (Gemmatimonadota bacterium):
TTCGCCATCAGGTTGTGGACGATGCGAAGTACGATCTCGCCGACAATCTGCAGATCGTGCTCCTGCATCAGGTCGTAGTTGACGTGAATGCTGCCCGCCAGCGTGTTTTCGATGGGCAGCATCCCGTAGTCGCAGCGGCCCTGCTCCACGGCCCGGAAAACGTCGTCGAACCACCCGTGGGGCACGGGTTCCGCCCCGTCGCCGAAATACTCGAGCACCGCCATCTCGCTAAAGGCTCCCAGTTCACCCTGGAAGCCGGTCCTGTACTTCTTCAATCCGTTCTCCTTTCGCCGGACACCGAGGTCCGGCCGTCCTTCGCATCCGTCAACATCCTCACCAGTTCCGTTTCGTTTCCCTGTTCGATCTGCGCCGCCAGGTCGTCCAGCAACCGCCTGGCTTCCCCAACGGCGTTCAGCAAGGGTCCCCTGTTGGTCAGGCAGATGTCGGCCATCACGCGCACGTTGGACGCGGCCAGGCGGGTGGTGTCCCGGAATCCTGACGCGGTAAACTCCCCCGTCCGGCTTTCCCCACGCGCCATGTCTTCCGCGGCGAGGGCCAGCACGACGGACAACAGGTAGGGAAGATGGCTGGTGATGGAGACGATCCGGTCGTGGCGTTCGGCGGAAATGACGACGGGGCGGGCTCCGATCCGGCGAACCAGGCCCGTGAGCAGATCGACGGCCCCTTCGTCCACCGCAGGCGGCGGAACCAGGGCGAAAGTCGCCCCCCGCAACAACCCCTCATCGGCGTGTTCGATGCCGGAGTGCTCGGTACCCGCCATGGGATGGCCGCCGACGTACCGCCTGATGCCGGCCAGACCCGCGACGGTGGAGACGATGGCTTCCTTCGTGCTGCCCAGGTCGAAGAGGATCGTCTCGCGGCCGAGTATCGGTGCCAGGACGGGCAGCATCTCCAAGATGGATCGCACGGGCGTGGCGAGGACGACCATATCGGCCCCGGCCACGCCCTCGGCCGGTTCGAGGTACCCCACGTCAATAGCGCCGCGGGCCCGGGCCCGGTCCAGCGTGGCCCGATCGAGGTCGACGCCCGCGACGTGGTCCGCCGCTCCCGCCTTCCGGACCGCCATGCCGAAAGATCCGCCCAGCAGGCCCACGCCGATGATGGTGATTCGCATAACCCAACTCAGCCGATGGTACGGTTCACTGCCGCCGCGACCGCCTGCAGTTCCGGAATCAGGGAGGTCAGCGCTTCCGGCGTCAGGGACTGGTCCCCGTCGGATAGCGCGCGCTCCGGGGTCGGATGCATTTCGATCATGAGCCCGTCGGCGCCGACCGCCACGGCCGCCCGGGACGCCGGTCCCACGAAATCCGCGTTGCCGGTCCCGTGGCTCGGGTCGATGAACACGGGCAGATGGGTGTATTTCTGCAACACGGGCACGGCCGAGATGTCGAGCGTATTCCGCGTCCACGTTTCAAACGTCCGTATGCCCCGTTCGCACAGGACGACGTTGTGGTTCCCCGCCGCCAGGATGTACTCGGCCGCCAGCAGCATCTCCTCGAGCGTGGCGGACATGCCCCGCTTGAGCATGACGGGCCTGGAACTCTGTCCCACCGCATTCAGCAGCGGGTAGTTCTGCATGTTCCTGGCGCCGATCTGCAGCATGTCCACGTACTCCGACACCATGGGTTCCGTCTCCGGTTCCATCACCTCCGAGATGGTCGGCAGACCCGTTTCCTCGCTGACCCGGGCCATGATCTCGAGACCTTCCTTCCCGAGGCCCTGAAAACTGTACGGGGAAGTCCTCGGCTTGAACGCTCCGCCCCGTATGATGTGGGCCCCCGCCGCCCGCGCGTGCTGCGCCGCGGTCAGAAACTGGTCGTAGGATTCCACGGAACAAGGACCGGCGATGATGGTGATGCCGTCGCCGCCGACGGTAACATTGCCCACCTGAAACCTGGTCTTGTGCGGCTGTACCTCCCGGCTCACCAGCTTGTAGGGCCGCTGGATACGCTGGACCCGGTCCACTCCGTCCAGAATTTCAAACTGTTCCGGTGAAAGACTCAGGGTATTGCCGATGACGCAGATAATGGACATTTCGTCGCCCTGTATATCCCGTGGTTTACAGCCGAAGGTCCGGATGGTTTCCCGGACATGTTCCTTCTGTTCTTCCGTAGCCCCGAGTTTCATTACAACCACCATTTCAACCTCCCTCGACAATGTCCGGCCGGAGCACGACGGCGCCGTCCAGGTACACATGCCGTATTTCACCCTGCGGTTTTTCCGTGTTTACATGAACCAGCACCCGTATGCACCCGGGAAGACTTCCGGGAACCTCCATCTCCTGCGTGCAGAACAGGGGAATCGCGGACCAACCCATCTGGCGCACGCCGTAAGCGGGGGTCTGCGCGTCGAGATCCTTCGTCGATGAAAAAAACACGCTGATGATCTGTTCCAATTCGATGCGGTTTCGTTCGACGATCGTTGTAAGCAACCGGCGCGATGCCTCGCAAATAGCTTCGGAGGTGTTCGATTCAGCGGTTATCGCGCCACGAATGCCTCGTACCATAGTTTCTCCCGGGATGGAACATGCTGAACATTACCCGACGAAAGCATGAAACGGTGGATGAAATACGTGGGAGTCGCGAAGACCGGGACGGTCTCCTGGACTCCCACACGCATCTCCCGGTTTGACTGAAATCTCTGTCATCGTCATTTCCTGTGATCTCGGGCGACAGATGTAATTCGTACCCGCCGCGGTTACTCCGGTGCGGTCACCGGGGTCTTGCCGTCTATGCCGGCTCTCAGTGAAGCCACGTATTCGCCCACGAGCCGGAGCAAGTCCGGTCCGCCGGCGTGTTCTTCCATCACGTTGATGATGGCGCTGCCCACGATGACCCCGTCGGCCAGCCGGGAGGCCTCATCGGCCTGTTCCGGCGACGATATGCCGAACCCCAGTCCAAGGGGCCGGTCCGTGCGGGACCGCACCTGCGCCATGAACTCGTTCACCCCGTCCGCAAGTTTTCCCCGGGCGCCCGTGACGCCGGTCAGGGAGACGCAGTAGACGAATCCCGTGGTATGCCGGTTCACCAGTTCGATCCGTGTCGCCGTGCTCGTGGGCGCCACCAGGAAGACGACGGTGAGTCCGTGCCGCCGGCAGGCGTCGGACAGTTCGGCGCCTTCTT
Coding sequences:
- a CDS encoding prephenate dehydrogenase; amino-acid sequence: MRITIIGVGLLGGSFGMAVRKAGAADHVAGVDLDRATLDRARARGAIDVGYLEPAEGVAGADMVVLATPVRSILEMLPVLAPILGRETILFDLGSTKEAIVSTVAGLAGIRRYVGGHPMAGTEHSGIEHADEGLLRGATFALVPPPAVDEGAVDLLTGLVRRIGARPVVISAERHDRIVSITSHLPYLLSVVLALAAEDMARGESRTGEFTASGFRDTTRLAASNVRVMADICLTNRGPLLNAVGEARRLLDDLAAQIEQGNETELVRMLTDAKDGRTSVSGERRTD
- the aroF gene encoding 3-deoxy-7-phosphoheptulonate synthase — its product is MVVVMKLGATEEQKEHVRETIRTFGCKPRDIQGDEMSIICVIGNTLSLSPEQFEILDGVDRVQRIQRPYKLVSREVQPHKTRFQVGNVTVGGDGITIIAGPCSVESYDQFLTAAQHARAAGAHIIRGGAFKPRTSPYSFQGLGKEGLEIMARVSEETGLPTISEVMEPETEPMVSEYVDMLQIGARNMQNYPLLNAVGQSSRPVMLKRGMSATLEEMLLAAEYILAAGNHNVVLCERGIRTFETWTRNTLDISAVPVLQKYTHLPVFIDPSHGTGNADFVGPASRAAVAVGADGLMIEMHPTPERALSDGDQSLTPEALTSLIPELQAVAAAVNRTIG
- the aroH gene encoding chorismate mutase, which gives rise to MVRGIRGAITAESNTSEAICEASRRLLTTIVERNRIELEQIISVFFSSTKDLDAQTPAYGVRQMGWSAIPLFCTQEMEVPGSLPGCIRVLVHVNTEKPQGEIRHVYLDGAVVLRPDIVEGG
- the trpA gene encoding tryptophan synthase subunit alpha encodes the protein MNRIEETFASLKSADRKALIPYVMAGDPDLETTAALVVEMDRRGADLVELGVPFSDPIADGPTIQRAALRALDHGTTLRDIVDTVGSIRERSAIPIVLMTYYNPVLAYGIEALCRDAARAGVDGLIVPDLPPEEGAELSDACRRHGLTVVFLVAPTSTATRIELVNRHTTGFVYCVSLTGVTGARGKLADGVNEFMAQVRSRTDRPLGLGFGISSPEQADEASRLADGVIVGSAIINVMEEHAGGPDLLRLVGEYVASLRAGIDGKTPVTAPE